The Chryseobacterium indicum genome contains a region encoding:
- a CDS encoding DUF4007 family protein: protein MIITNTDITKYTFSGHDSFQCRQLWLKKGYDFVQKGQSFNSEDAVVKLGVGKNMVSAIRYWMKAFNIIDNKDIPTEFGVKIFDTKNGYDPFLEDEASLWLLHYQLVKTELASIYTIIFNEFRKEKLFFTKETFLNYLKRVQEVNPELSFNENTVAKDFTVFLNMYKNDNENIDVEDSFSGILSEIGLLKQVGKGKEEQLQIENNERDGLPDAVLLFSILDNPTFGNSISLNSLEFDTNSPGSIFALNRSGLINKISDIVSDNKSITFTDHAGIKELQFKNKPDAYSVLDKYYGK, encoded by the coding sequence ATGATAATAACTAACACAGATATAACAAAATATACGTTTTCAGGACACGATTCTTTTCAATGTCGCCAACTTTGGCTAAAAAAGGGGTATGATTTTGTTCAAAAAGGACAATCATTTAACAGTGAGGATGCAGTTGTAAAACTTGGTGTCGGAAAAAATATGGTGTCTGCAATCCGTTATTGGATGAAGGCATTTAACATTATTGATAATAAAGACATACCAACAGAATTTGGAGTAAAAATTTTTGACACAAAAAATGGCTATGACCCGTTTTTAGAAGATGAAGCAAGCTTATGGTTATTACATTATCAGCTTGTAAAGACAGAACTTGCTTCCATATACACTATCATTTTTAATGAATTTAGAAAGGAAAAACTTTTTTTCACAAAAGAAACCTTTTTAAATTATCTTAAACGGGTTCAAGAAGTAAATCCTGAATTAAGTTTTAATGAAAATACTGTTGCAAAAGATTTTACGGTATTTTTGAATATGTATAAAAATGATAATGAAAATATTGACGTAGAAGATAGTTTTTCAGGAATCCTTTCGGAGATTGGGTTACTGAAACAAGTAGGAAAAGGTAAAGAAGAACAGTTGCAAATTGAAAATAACGAAAGAGATGGCTTGCCTGATGCTGTATTGCTTTTCTCAATTTTGGATAATCCTACTTTCGGGAACTCAATTAGTTTAAATTCTTTAGAATTTGATACTAATAGTCCAGGTTCAATCTTTGCGTTAAACCGTTCAGGATTAATAAATAAAATTTCTGATATTGTTAGTGATAATAAAAGCATTACTTTCACTGACCATGCAGGAATCAAAGAACTTCAATTTAAAAATAAACCTGATGCGTATTCAGTTTTAGATAAATATTATGGCAAATAA
- a CDS encoding NUMOD4 domain-containing protein, with protein sequence MKLPAEFEDSYVKEVLYNTSLKDLPDEKWKLIEGFENYAVSNYGRVKSLARWSHSPKGNERKLPDLIMKLIFNKVFNKHLHRSFYNVFCSLTIEGKRYRRSVSRFVYYHFVENFDLNDRSFIISYKDGNSLNTHCKNLEKITNYERAVKSMQNNRAEISEMKFQKPISQYTVEGEWIADFESAILAEEMTGIAYKSILSVVKRKRTTAGGFLWFLQNNIPKKEDFIVDSKSSISRRIFNKPLWERLNKPSIDMNNLPPCMDLSLQDLPGEEWKPIPGFEHQYLISNKGRVKRLGSWTSNKRAFWKEQIMRIMADVKTPDKCYFYIVPNLNGKTARIAIPRVMYHCFVEEFDLNDKTMLVVNQNQPLWNIDLTKLLLRSMNLMLEEKRNKKSNKQNRVL encoded by the coding sequence ATGAAATTACCTGCTGAATTTGAAGACTCTTATGTAAAAGAAGTTCTTTATAATACTTCCCTGAAAGACCTTCCCGATGAAAAGTGGAAGCTTATTGAAGGATTTGAAAATTATGCGGTTTCCAACTACGGTCGGGTAAAGAGTCTGGCACGCTGGAGCCATTCGCCAAAAGGAAATGAGAGGAAGTTGCCGGATTTGATTATGAAGCTGATATTTAATAAAGTTTTTAATAAGCATCTTCATCGTTCCTTTTATAATGTCTTTTGCTCGCTGACCATAGAAGGAAAAAGGTACCGGAGGTCTGTATCCCGTTTTGTATACTATCATTTTGTGGAAAATTTTGATCTTAATGACCGTTCCTTTATCATCTCCTATAAAGATGGAAATAGCCTGAATACACATTGTAAAAATTTAGAAAAAATTACCAACTACGAAAGAGCAGTTAAATCAATGCAAAACAACAGGGCAGAAATCTCAGAAATGAAATTCCAGAAACCAATCAGCCAGTATACTGTTGAAGGTGAATGGATTGCTGATTTTGAAAGTGCAATTCTAGCAGAAGAAATGACTGGAATTGCTTATAAAAGCATTCTCTCTGTAGTTAAAAGAAAAAGGACAACAGCAGGAGGATTTCTATGGTTTTTGCAAAATAACATTCCTAAAAAAGAAGATTTCATAGTCGATTCAAAATCAAGCATTTCAAGGAGAATTTTCAACAAACCCCTTTGGGAAAGGCTGAATAAACCTTCTATTGACATGAACAATCTGCCTCCCTGTATGGATCTTTCTCTTCAGGATCTCCCTGGAGAAGAGTGGAAACCAATACCCGGTTTTGAACATCAGTATTTGATCTCCAATAAAGGAAGAGTAAAACGACTAGGCAGCTGGACTTCCAATAAAAGAGCCTTTTGGAAAGAACAGATCATGCGTATCATGGCAGATGTCAAAACTCCTGATAAATGTTATTTTTATATCGTTCCTAATCTAAATGGAAAGACGGCAAGAATAGCAATTCCCCGTGTAATGTATCATTGTTTTGTAGAAGAATTTGACCTGAATGATAAAACAATGTTGGTTGTCAATCAGAATCAACCATTATGGAATATTGATCTTACAAAACTCTTATTACGTTCTATGAATTTGATGCTTGAAGAAAAAAGAAATAAAAAATCTAATAAACAAAATAGGGTACTATAA